A single Streptomyces sp. 2114.4 DNA region contains:
- the trpD gene encoding anthranilate phosphoribosyltransferase — translation MNVATPLGGDSVAAHTWPGILNALLDGRDLAAEDTAWAMDRIMRGEAGDAQIAGFAVALRAKGETVAEISGLVRAMYEHARLIEVPGPSVDIVGTGGDGAKTVNISTMSSIVVAGTGAKVVKHGNRAASSASGASDVLEKLGVNLDLTPQRVTEVAREAGITFCFAVKFHPSLRHVANARGQLGIRTTFNVLGPLTNPAKVRAQATGVADARMAPILAGVLAERGSSALVFRGDDGLDELTTTATSRVWIVRDGTVREEAFDPRDVGIDLVPVEALRGADASYNAEVARRLLDGETGPVRDAVLLNSAAALVALEPSDAPLAQQLRAGIDRAAAAIDSGAARQALERWVTASNT, via the coding sequence ATGAACGTTGCGACCCCCCTCGGCGGCGACAGCGTGGCGGCCCACACCTGGCCGGGCATCCTCAACGCCCTGCTCGACGGCCGGGACCTCGCCGCGGAGGACACCGCATGGGCGATGGACCGGATCATGCGGGGCGAGGCCGGCGACGCGCAGATCGCCGGCTTCGCGGTGGCGCTGCGGGCCAAGGGCGAGACCGTCGCCGAGATCTCCGGGCTCGTCCGGGCCATGTACGAGCACGCCCGGCTGATCGAGGTGCCGGGACCGAGCGTGGACATCGTCGGCACCGGCGGCGACGGCGCCAAGACGGTCAACATCTCCACGATGTCCTCGATCGTGGTGGCCGGCACCGGCGCCAAGGTCGTCAAGCACGGCAACCGCGCGGCGTCCTCGGCCAGCGGCGCCTCCGACGTGCTGGAAAAGCTCGGCGTCAACCTCGACCTCACCCCCCAGCGGGTCACCGAGGTCGCCCGGGAAGCGGGCATCACCTTCTGCTTCGCGGTGAAGTTCCACCCCTCGCTGCGGCACGTCGCCAACGCCCGGGGCCAGCTCGGCATCCGGACGACGTTCAACGTGCTGGGCCCGCTGACCAACCCCGCGAAGGTCCGCGCCCAGGCGACCGGCGTCGCGGACGCCCGGATGGCGCCGATCCTCGCCGGAGTGCTCGCCGAGCGCGGCTCGTCGGCGCTGGTCTTCCGCGGCGACGACGGCCTGGACGAGCTGACCACCACCGCGACCTCCCGGGTCTGGATCGTCCGGGACGGCACGGTGCGCGAGGAGGCCTTCGACCCGCGCGACGTGGGCATCGACCTGGTGCCGGTGGAGGCGCTGCGCGGCGCCGACGCGTCGTACAACGCGGAGGTGGCCCGCCGGCTGCTGGACGGGGAGACCGGTCCGGTGCGCGATGCGGTGCTGCTGAACTCCGCGGCGGCGCTGGTCGCGCTGGAGCCCTCCGACGCCCCGCTGGCCCAGCAGCTCCGGGCCGGTATCGACAGGGCCGCCGCCGCGATCGACTCGGGGGCGGCCCGGCAGGCCCTGGAGCGCTGGGTGACCGCCAGCAACACCTGA
- a CDS encoding ubiquinol-cytochrome c reductase cytochrome b subunit: MSNETTATSTRRGPAPRGERIADWADGRLGIYSLAKSNMRKIFPDHWSFMLGEVALYSFIIIILTGVYLTLFFHPSMAEVTYHGSYVPMQGIRMTQAFESTLDISFDVRGGLLIRQIHHWAALVFLAAMMVHMMRVFFTGAFRKPREVNWLFGFLLFVLGMFTGFTGYSLPDDLLSGTGVRFIEGVILAMPLVGSYLQFFIFGGEFPGHDIIPRFFTVHVLLLPGIMLGLLVAHLILVFYHKHTQFPGAGKTNNNVVGMPLLPVYMAKAGGFFFLVFGVIAAIAAIASINPVWAIGPYRPDQVSTGAQPDWYMGFAEGLVRVMPGWEWNFWGHTLNLGVLVPILIFPLVLVAIAVYPFVESWVRGDKREHHILDRPRNVPTRTGFGVAWLVAYFVMLIGGGNDLWATHFHLSINSITWFVRIAFFVGPVLAFIATKRICLGLQRRDKDKVLHGRESGIIKRLPHGEFIEVHEPLDQEQLHVLTQHEQPAPIELGPEVDENGVARKVSRSQKLRAKLSKSYYGEDSVIAKPTVEEYKEITSGHGHH; the protein is encoded by the coding sequence ATGAGTAACGAGACAACCGCGACCAGCACACGCCGTGGCCCGGCGCCACGGGGCGAGCGGATCGCGGACTGGGCGGACGGACGGCTGGGCATCTACAGCCTCGCCAAGTCCAACATGCGCAAGATCTTCCCGGACCACTGGTCCTTCATGCTGGGTGAGGTCGCGCTCTACAGCTTCATCATCATCATCCTGACCGGTGTCTACCTGACGCTGTTCTTCCACCCGAGCATGGCCGAGGTGACCTATCACGGTTCCTATGTGCCCATGCAGGGAATCCGGATGACCCAGGCCTTCGAGTCGACGCTGGACATCAGCTTCGACGTGCGCGGCGGCCTGCTCATCCGGCAGATCCACCACTGGGCCGCGCTGGTCTTCCTGGCCGCGATGATGGTCCACATGATGCGGGTGTTCTTCACCGGCGCCTTCCGCAAGCCGCGCGAGGTCAACTGGCTGTTCGGCTTCCTGCTGTTCGTGCTGGGCATGTTCACCGGCTTCACCGGCTACTCGCTCCCCGACGACCTGCTCTCCGGCACCGGTGTGCGGTTCATCGAGGGCGTCATCCTGGCGATGCCGCTGGTCGGCTCGTACCTGCAGTTCTTCATCTTCGGCGGGGAGTTCCCGGGGCACGACATCATCCCGCGGTTCTTCACGGTGCACGTCCTGCTGCTGCCGGGCATCATGCTCGGCCTGCTGGTGGCGCACCTGATCCTGGTCTTCTACCACAAGCACACCCAGTTCCCGGGTGCCGGCAAGACCAACAACAACGTCGTGGGCATGCCGCTGCTGCCGGTCTACATGGCCAAGGCCGGAGGCTTCTTCTTCCTGGTCTTCGGTGTGATCGCCGCCATCGCCGCGATCGCCAGCATCAACCCGGTGTGGGCCATCGGCCCGTACCGCCCCGACCAGGTGTCCACCGGCGCCCAGCCCGACTGGTACATGGGCTTCGCCGAGGGTCTGGTGCGTGTCATGCCGGGCTGGGAGTGGAACTTCTGGGGCCACACCCTCAACCTGGGCGTGCTGGTCCCGATCCTGATCTTCCCGCTGGTACTGGTCGCGATCGCGGTCTACCCGTTCGTCGAGTCCTGGGTCCGCGGCGACAAGCGCGAGCACCACATCCTGGACCGCCCGCGCAACGTCCCGACCCGTACCGGCTTCGGTGTCGCCTGGCTGGTCGCGTACTTCGTGATGCTGATCGGTGGCGGCAACGACCTGTGGGCCACCCACTTCCACCTGTCGATCAACTCGATCACCTGGTTCGTCCGGATCGCGTTCTTCGTCGGACCGGTGCTGGCCTTCATCGCCACCAAGCGGATCTGCCTGGGTCTGCAGCGCCGCGACAAGGACAAGGTGCTGCACGGCCGCGAGTCCGGCATCATCAAGCGCCTGCCGCACGGTGAGTTCATCGAGGTCCACGAGCCGCTCGACCAGGAGCAGCTGCACGTGCTCACCCAGCACGAGCAGCCCGCCCCGATCGAGCTCGGCCCCGAGGTCGACGAGAACGGTGTGGCACGCAAGGTGTCGCGCTCGCAGAAGCTGCGGGCCAAGCTCTCCAAGAGCTACTACGGCGAGGACAGCGTCATCGCCAAGCCCACGGTCGAGGAGTACAAGGAGATCACCAGCGGCCACGGCCACCACTGA
- a CDS encoding aminotransferase class V-fold PLP-dependent enzyme — MSVSAVAANRSVCAPLPVLGRDVRVPLVTGGEVDYAALDYAASAPALQRVWDDVAAYAPYYGSVHRGAGYLSQLSTDLFENSRRTIAEFLGCGAEDQVVFTRSTTDSLNLLASVLPQATRVFVFETEHHASLLPWEQRPDVAVTYLNAPRTPRQAVDTLEKALAERDPYGPALVCVTGASNVTGELWPVRELAAAAHAHGARIVLDAAQLVPHHPVNIAELDVDWVAFSGHKLYAPFGAGVLAGRADWLQAAAPYLAGGGASRKVSRRTDGGVDVEWHTTAARHEAGSPNVIGAYAIASACQALTEAGFDGLVAREQELIARLRAGLAEVPEVNVLSLFGEDAARVGVFSFVVEGWNSSHFAAALSAEYGIGVRDGLFCAHPLVRTLLGSEPQDPGECGAPEAAPGERSLNAIRVSFGVGTPDEHVDRFLRAVKELVTDGATWNYRTEDGRCVPARSAG, encoded by the coding sequence ATGTCCGTTTCCGCCGTTGCCGCCAACCGCTCCGTCTGTGCCCCGCTGCCCGTCCTCGGCCGGGACGTCCGCGTCCCGCTGGTGACCGGCGGCGAGGTCGACTACGCCGCGCTGGACTACGCCGCCAGCGCCCCCGCCCTGCAGCGGGTCTGGGACGACGTGGCGGCCTACGCCCCCTACTACGGCAGCGTGCACCGCGGCGCCGGGTACCTCTCGCAGCTCTCCACCGACCTCTTCGAGAACAGCCGCCGGACCATCGCGGAGTTTTTGGGCTGTGGAGCCGAAGACCAGGTGGTCTTCACGCGCTCGACCACGGACTCCCTCAACCTGCTCGCCTCCGTCCTCCCGCAGGCCACCCGGGTCTTCGTCTTCGAGACCGAGCACCACGCCTCGCTGCTGCCCTGGGAGCAGCGCCCGGATGTCGCGGTGACCTACCTCAACGCGCCGCGCACCCCGCGGCAGGCGGTGGACACCCTGGAGAAGGCGCTGGCCGAGCGCGACCCCTACGGCCCGGCGCTGGTCTGTGTGACCGGTGCGTCCAACGTGACCGGTGAGCTGTGGCCGGTGCGGGAGCTGGCGGCCGCCGCGCATGCGCACGGCGCGCGCATCGTGCTGGACGCGGCGCAGCTCGTCCCGCACCACCCCGTGAACATCGCGGAGCTGGACGTCGACTGGGTCGCCTTCTCCGGGCACAAGCTGTACGCGCCCTTCGGCGCCGGTGTCCTGGCCGGCCGCGCGGACTGGCTGCAGGCCGCCGCACCGTATCTGGCCGGCGGCGGCGCCAGCCGCAAGGTCTCCCGGCGCACGGACGGCGGAGTCGACGTCGAGTGGCACACCACCGCCGCCCGGCACGAGGCCGGTTCGCCCAACGTCATCGGCGCCTACGCCATCGCCTCGGCCTGCCAGGCCCTGACCGAGGCCGGCTTCGACGGCCTGGTCGCCCGCGAACAGGAGCTGATCGCCCGCCTCCGCGCCGGCCTGGCCGAGGTGCCCGAGGTCAACGTGCTCTCCCTCTTCGGCGAGGACGCGGCACGGGTGGGCGTCTTCTCCTTCGTCGTCGAGGGCTGGAACAGCTCGCACTTCGCCGCGGCACTCTCGGCGGAGTACGGCATCGGCGTCCGCGACGGCCTGTTCTGCGCCCACCCGCTCGTACGGACCCTGCTGGGCAGCGAGCCGCAGGACCCCGGGGAGTGCGGCGCCCCGGAGGCAGCCCCCGGCGAGCGCTCGCTGAACGCCATCCGCGTCAGCTTTGGCGTTGGCACGCCGGATGAGCATGTTGACCGCTTTCTCCGAGCGGTCAAGGAACTGGTGACGGACGGCGCCACCTGGAACTACCGCACTGAGGACGGCCGTTGCGTTCCCGCGCGTAGCGCGGGTTGA
- a CDS encoding rhomboid family intramembrane serine protease, protein MTNVLIGLCCAVFVLGPASGLNRIYGTGEALLKAQTAYFERWGVIPLELWSGSLRALVTPLTALFVHGSWLHLLGNVLFLYVFGAMTEARMGRLPFTAFYLIIGYLALLGYAAAHATSGQTLVGASGSISGVLGAFLFLFPTARVTSLFPFLFFLPLRFPAWIVLLFWFFLQWQAAQDDPRGPGVAYLAHVIGFTLGFLYAWARYRRDSVGATGGDDRATEGESQP, encoded by the coding sequence ATGACGAATGTGCTGATCGGCCTGTGCTGCGCGGTCTTCGTGCTCGGCCCCGCCTCCGGCCTGAACCGGATATACGGCACCGGCGAGGCCCTGCTCAAGGCCCAGACCGCCTATTTCGAGCGGTGGGGCGTGATCCCGCTGGAGCTGTGGAGCGGTTCGCTGCGCGCGCTGGTCACCCCGCTCACCGCGTTATTCGTGCACGGCAGCTGGCTGCACCTGCTCGGCAACGTGCTGTTCCTGTACGTCTTCGGCGCCATGACCGAGGCACGTATGGGCAGGCTGCCGTTCACCGCCTTCTACCTCATCATCGGCTACCTGGCGCTGCTCGGCTACGCGGCCGCGCACGCCACCTCGGGGCAGACCCTGGTGGGCGCCTCCGGCTCGATCTCCGGCGTCCTCGGCGCCTTCCTCTTCCTGTTCCCCACGGCCCGGGTCACCAGCCTCTTCCCGTTCCTCTTCTTCCTGCCGCTGCGCTTCCCCGCCTGGATCGTGCTGCTGTTCTGGTTCTTCCTGCAGTGGCAGGCCGCACAGGACGACCCCCGCGGTCCCGGCGTCGCCTACCTCGCCCACGTCATCGGCTTCACGCTCGGCTTCCTGTACGCCTGGGCCCGCTACCGGAGGGATAGTGTGGGGGCCACCGGCGGAGATGACCGGGCGACCGAGGGAGAGAGCCAGCCGTGA
- a CDS encoding Lrp/AsnC family transcriptional regulator, with protein sequence MITSIVLIKTNVDQIPEIAEKIAALEGVSEVYSVTGAHDLIAMVRVAAHDDLADVIPGRISKVPGVASTETHIAFRTYSQHDLEAAFAIGLDA encoded by the coding sequence GTGATCACGTCGATCGTGCTCATCAAGACCAACGTGGACCAGATCCCGGAGATCGCCGAGAAGATCGCCGCGCTGGAAGGGGTCAGCGAGGTCTACTCGGTCACCGGCGCCCACGACCTGATCGCGATGGTGCGGGTCGCCGCCCACGACGACCTCGCGGACGTCATCCCCGGCCGCATCAGCAAGGTCCCCGGCGTCGCCTCCACCGAGACGCACATCGCGTTCCGCACGTATTCGCAGCATGACCTCGAGGCCGCGTTTGCGATTGGGCTCGACGCGTAG